A genome region from Hippopotamus amphibius kiboko isolate mHipAmp2 chromosome 1, mHipAmp2.hap2, whole genome shotgun sequence includes the following:
- the NES gene encoding nestin — MEGCLGEESFQMWELNRRLEAYLARVKALEEQNELLSAELGGLRAQAGEASWRARADDELAALRAFVDQRWREKHAAEVARDNLAEEVEGVAGRCQQLRLARERTAEEVTRSRRAVEAEKCAQAWLSTQVAELERELEALRVAHEEERASLNAQAACAPCGPAPPRGPPVPAPEVEELAQRLGEAWRGAVRGYQERVAHMETSLGQARERLGLAVQGAREGRLELQQLQAERSGLQERRAALEQRLEGRWQERLRATEQFQLAMEALEQEKQGLQSQIAQVLEGRQQLAHLKMSLSLEVATYRTLLEAENSRLQAPGSGSKAPLSFLDPKLELHFPGTPEGRRPAPLLSVLSPTPLSSPLPDTLETPVPAFLKSQEFLQTRTPTSASTPIPPTSQAPCPATDAEIRAQDAPLSLPQPRVEKQQVPEAVWAEAKVAIPASVLPGPEEPGGKQQEASPGQSPEDLASLAPAPSPDHPSLEAKDGEPSGSRESSRCQEEGEGQIWGLAEKETAVEVKVVSSLQQETWQEEGDLDVKEIQDSQGPLEKETLKSLEEEIQEPLISLEKQSHETMRSLEKENQESLRSLEEENLEILKTLEKENQELLKSLDGKEMEVVRPLEKETLELLKPIGKEDPQTLQSLEKENQEIMRSLQGNVETFLSPGKENQELVRSLEEENFESLRALEKESQEPLRCQEVENQKTLHPLAKENQEPLRSLEEEDQETAGPLDKENHESLRALEDENQETLKHLEKESQESLRSLEKESQESLRSLEKESQESLRSLEKESQESLRSLEEGQEAMRPLEEEEQEILRPLDNETQLLKSPEKEKQDSLRALEEDQEARRPLEEEDQEPVRSLEKEKQESLRALEEDQEAMGPLEEEDQEPVRSLEKEKQESLRALEEDQEAMGPLEEEDQEPVRSLEKEKQESLRALEENQETLRPLKSLEKEEQMTLSPLEKVKPEPQKSPGKDQEIVRPLEKENQELLRSLNEEGVEAMRSLETETLEPLKPTGEENLEILKSLEKESQEPLGSVEGNEETLKPLEKENQESLSSLGEQKVENMRSPEEVDKGSQRYLEEEENVEKGETQEALRSLEEEGQELPLSARLQKWEDSVQRGQELDQDMPPGRAAVDSEVEAELEPREQDSFAGKGGAVEQGELQLTATSKAWSPGEGQPASPEPKEQRVSAEGAKGVGGTESLQEPEKWPEQVGALGPPDPQEVSEVIEPVLEDEDVVPRDGRASQEVTLGLETALGESVGAEQRLEQEVVGLEDPGGLAREEVMEPPLGEEGLETKRVQGLEGPRKELEEAGALEPELSTLPGESRDPLETPRGWEESEPGAPVEAEETFPPETLRHNGSGTPPPRPLRSEGAEEDAKPALGPPSPQPTESCSPTPIPEDAPGPQPLAEGSQEASWGLEGRAEVLGKVGGGQEDLGSGAIPEGLQEEGEESREESEADELGETLPDSTPLGLYLRSPASPKWDLAGEQRPSPQGETGKEGWGPAVLASEGLGARPSEEERGEEEEERGRDSELSEEFEDLGTEASLLPGVPGEVADPLGQVPPLLLEPAAWDRDGESDGFADEEESGEEGEEEDEEAGREPGAGRWGPGPSVGSLPAPGDPQRRNLLGSEPWDDGFRGATSEAPMPALEAESRDSTEASGSEGGSDAASLEREDQVPGPLGTLRGGEDTGLEAGDALGVNGQGPSLKEELEHVNGGVVNGLEQSEGVGQGEPGAPEGDRGSPLEEEGGGALKIPWAGAPLHLGQGQFLKFSQKEGDGDSWSSGED; from the exons ATGGAGGGCTGCCTGGGGGAGGAATCTTTTCAGATGTGGGAGCTCAACCGGCGCCTGGAGGCCTACCTGGCCCGGGTCAAGGCGCTAGAGGAGCAGAATGAGCTGCTCAGCGCGGAGCTCGGGGGTCTCCGGGCACAGGCCGGGGAAGCCTCCTGGAGGGCCCGTGCCGACGACGAGCTGGCGGCCCTGCGGGCCTTCGTCGACCAGCGCTGGCGGGAGAAGCACGCGGCCGAGGTGGCGCGCGACAACCTGGCGGAAGAGGTGGAGGGCGTGGCGGGCCGGTGCCAGCAGCTACGGCTGGCCCGGGAGCGGACCGCGGAAGAGGTGACCCGCAGCCGGCGCGCCGTCGAGGCCGAGAAATgcgcccaggcctggctgagcaCCCAGGTGGCGGAGCTGGAGCGCGAGCTGGAGGCTCTGCGCGTGGCGCACGAGGAGGAGCGCGCCAGCCTGAACGCTCAGGCTGCCTGCGCCCCCTGcggccccgcgccgccccgcGGGCCCCCCGTGCCGGCCCCCGAGGTAGAGGAGCTGGCCCAGCGGCTGGGCGAGGCGTGGCGCGGGGCAGTGCGCGGCTACCAGGAGCGCGTGGCGCACATGGAGACGTCTCTGGGCCAGGCCCGCGAGCGGCTGGGCCTCGCGGTGCAGGGCGCCCGCGAGGGTCGCCTGGAGCTGCAGCAACTCCAGGCGGAGCGCAGCGGCCTCCAGGAGCGCAGGGCCGCGCTGGAGCAGAGGTTGGAGGGCCGCTGGCAGGAGCGGCTGCGGGCCACTGAGCAGTTCCAG CTGGCCATGGAGGCCCTGGAGCAGGAGAAACAGGGCCTACAGAGCCAGATCGCCCAGGTCCTGGAAGGTCGGCAGCAGCTGGCACACCTCAAGATGTCCCTCAGCCTGGAGGTGGCCACATACAG GACCCTCCTGGAGGCTGAGAACTCCCGGCTGCAGGCACCTGGCAGTGGTTCCAAGGCTCCCCTCAGCTTCCTGG ACCCTAAGCTGGAGCTGCATTTCCCTGGGACCCCAGAGGGCCGGCGTCCGGCACCTTTGCTCTCTGTCCTGAGCCCTACTCCCCTCTCCTCACCTTTGCCTGATACCCTTGAGACACCTGTGCCAGCctttctgaagagccaggagtTCCTTCAGACCCGTACCCCCACCTCGGCcagcacccccatcccacccacatcTCAGGCTCCCTGCCCTGCCACAGATGCCGAGATCAGAGCCCAGGAtgcccctctctccctgccccagccacgGGTTGAGAAGCAGCAGGTGCCAGAAGCTGTGTGGGCTGAAGCCAAGGTGGCCATCCCTGCCAGTGTCCTGCCGGGACCAGAGGAGCCTGGAGGCAAGCAACAAGAGGCCAGTCCAGGCCAGTCCCCTGAAGATCTTGCCTCCCtggctccagcccccagccctgaccACCCCAGTTTAGAGGCCAAAGATGGAGAACCCAGTGGGTCTAGAGAGTCCAGCAGATGCCAGGAGGAAGGTGAAGGACAAATCTGGGGGCTGGCAGAGAAAGAAACAGCTGTAGAGGTCAAAGTAGTGAGCAGCTTGCAGCAGGAAACATGGCAGGAAGAGGGAGATCTGGACGTGAAAGAAATCCAGGACTCCCAGGGTCCTTTGGAAAAAGAAACTCTGAAGTCTCTGGAAGAGGAGATTCAAGAGCCACTGATTTCTCTGGAAAAACAGAGCCATGAGACAATGAGATCTCTAGAGAAGGAGAATCAGGAATCTCTGAGGTCTTTGGAAGAAGAGAACTTAGAAATACTAAAAACTCTAGAAAAGGAGAATCAAGAGTTATTGAAGTCTTTAGACGGAAAGGAGATGGAGGTAGTGAGACCTCTAGAAAAAGAGACTCTAGAACTACTTAAGCCTATAGGAAAAGAGGACCCGCAGACATTGCAATCTCTAGAAAAGGAGAATCAAGAAATAATGAGGTCTCTTCAAGGAAATGTAGAGACATTTTTATCTCCAGGAAAGGAAAATCAAGAGTTAGTGAGGTCTCTAGAAGAAGAGAACTTTGAGTCATTGAGAGCTCTAGAAAAGGAGAGTCAAGAGCCACTGAGATGTCAAGAAGTAGAGAACCAGAAAACATTACACCCCCTAGCAAAAGAGAATCAAGAGCCACTGAGATCTCTAGAAGAAGAAGACCAGGAGACTGCAGGACCTCTAGACAAAGAGAATCATGAATCTCTGAGGGCTCTAGAAGATGAGAATCAAGAGACCTTGAAACatctagaaaaagaaagccaGGAGTCACTGAGGTCTCTAGAAAAAGAAAGCCAGGAGTCACTGAGATCTCTAGAAAAAGAAAGCCAGGAGTCACTGAGGTCTCTAGAAAAAGAAAGCCAGGAGTCACTGAGGTCTCTAGAAGAAGGCCAGGAGGCAATGAGACCACTAGAAGAAGAAGAGCAGGAGATATTGAGACCTCTAGATAATGAGACTCAGCTACTGAAgtctccagaaaaagaaaaacaggactcACTGAGAGCTCTAGAAGAAGACCAGGAGGCAAGGAGACCTCTAGAAGAAGAAGACCAGGAGCCAGTGAGgtctctagaaaaagaaaaacaggagtcACTGAGAGCTCTAGAAGAAGACCAGGAGGCAATGGGACCTCTAGAAGAAGAAGACCAGGAGCCAGTGAGgtctctagaaaaagaaaaacaggagtcACTGAGAGCTCTAGAAGAGGACCAGGAGGCAATGGGACCTCTAGAAGAAGAAGACCAGGAGCCAGTGAGgtctctagaaaaagaaaaacaggagtcACTGAGAGCTCTAGAAGAAAACCAGGAGACACTGAGACCACTGAAGtctctagaaaaagaagaacagatgaCATTGAGCCCTCTAGAAAAGGTGAAACCAGAGCCACAAAAGTCTCCTGGAAAAGACCAGGAGATAGTTAGACCTCTTGAAAAAGAGAATCAAGAGTTATTAAGGTCCCTAAATGAAGAGGGTGTAGAGGCAATGAGATCTTTAGAAACAGAGACTCTAGAACCACTAAAGCCTACAGGAGAAGAAAATCTGGAAATATTGAAATCTCTAGAAAAAGAAAGTCAGGAACCGCTGGGGTCTGTGGAAGGGAACGAAGAGACATTGAAACCCTTAGAAAAGGAGAATCAAGAATCACTGAGCTCTCTGGGAGAGCAGAAGGTGGAGAATATGAGATCTCCAGAGGAGGTAGACAAGGGGAGTCAAAGGTAcctagaagaggaagagaacGTGGAGAAGGGAGAGACTCAAGAGGCACTGAGgtccctggaggaggagggacaggagctGCCACTCTCTGCGCGTCTGCAGAAGTGGGAAGATTCGGTGCAGAGGGGCCAAGAACTGGATCAGGACATGCCCCCTGGGAGGGCTGCAGTGGACAGTGAGGTCGAGGCAGAGCTGGAACCGAGGGAACAGGATAGCTTCGCTGGAAAGGGGGGTGCTGTAGAGCAGGGGGAGCTGCAGCTGACGGCCACCAGCAAGGCCTGGAGCCCAGGTGAGGGGCAGCCGGCGAGCCCTGAGCCCAAAGAGCAGAGGGTCTCAGCTGAGGGAGCTAAAGGGGTGGGAGGCACTGAGAGCCTCCAGGAGCCTGAAAAGTGGCCAGAGCAGGTGGGGGCCCTGGGCCCCCCGGATCCCCAGGAAGTGTCAGAGGTGATAGAGCCAGTATTGGAAGATGAGGATGTTGTCCCCAGGGATGGCCGAGCCTCCCAAGAGGTCACCTTGGGGTTAGAGACTGCCTTGGGTGAGTCTGTGGGAGCGGAACAGAGACTGGAGCAGGAGGTGGTAGGGCTGGAGGACCCAGGCGGCCTGGCCAGAGAGGAGGTGATGGAGCCACCCCTGGGGGAGGAAGGTTTGGAGACAAAGAGGGTGCAGGGCTTAGAAGGGCCTagaaaggagctggaggaggcaggggctctggagccagagctCTCCACACTGCCCGGGGAGAGCAGAGACCCGCTGGAGactcccaggggctgggaggagtctGAGCCTGGGGCCCCCGTGGAAGCAGAGGAGACTTTCCCTCCCGAGACCTTGCGCCACAATGGAAGCGGTACCCCTCCACCCAGGCCCCTGAGGTcagagggagcagaggaggaTGCCAAACCAGCGCTggggccccccagcccccagcccactgAGTCCTGCTCACCCACCCCGATCCCTGAAGATgcccctgggccccagcccctggctgagGGGAGCCAAGAGGCgagctgggggctggagggcagggcgGAGGTCCTgggaaaggtggggggtgggcaggaggattTGGGCTCTGGGGCAATCCCTGAAGGCctccaggaggagggggaggagagcagagaagagagCGAGGCTGATGAGCTGGGGGAGACCCTTCCCGACTCCACTCCCCTGGGCCTCTACCTCAGGTCCCCTGCTTCCCCCAAGTGGGACCTGGCTGGAGAGCAGAGGCCCTCCCCTCAAGGGGAGACTGGAAAGGAAGGCTGGGGTCCTGCAGTCCTGGCCTCTGAGGGCCTGGGGGCCCGTCCctcagaggaggagaggggagaggaggaggaggaacgtGGCCGTGACTCTGAGCTGTCCGAAGAATTTGAGGACTTGGGgactgaggcttctctccttcctgGGGTGCCTGGGGAGGTGGCAGACCCTCTGGGCCAGGTGCCCCCACTGCTCCTGGAGCCCGCAGCCTGGGATCGGGATGGGGAGTCGGATggatttgcagatgaggaagagagcggggaggagggagaggaagaagatgaagaagcGGGGAGGGAGCCAGGGGCAGGGCGGTGGGGGCCAGGGCCCTCTGTGGGCAGCCTCCCGGCCCCGGGTGACCCTCAGAGAAGGAACCTCCTGGGCTCTGAGCCCTGGGATGATGGCTTCAGGGGCGCGACCTCTGAGGCCCCCATGCCTGCCCTGGAGGCTGAGTCCCGGGACAGTACGGAGGCCTCAGGCTCAGAGGGAGGCTCTGATGCTGCTTCCTTGGAGAGGGAGGACCAAGTCCCTGGCCCTCTGGGGACCCTCCGTGGGGGGGAGGACACGGGCTTGGAGGCAGGGGACGCCCTTGGTGTCAATGGCCAGGGCCCCAGCCTGAAGGAAGAGTTGGAGCATGTGAACGGGGGCGTGGTGAACGGGCTAGAGCAGTCTGAGGGAGTAGGGCAGGGGGAACCGGGCGCCCCTGAGGGGGACCGAGGGAGCCCcttggaggaggagggtgggggtgccCTGAAGATCCCTTGGGCAGGGGCTCCACTCCACCTGGGCCAAGGCCAGTTCCTGAAGTTCTCTCAGAAAGAAGGAGATGGGGACTCCTGGTCCTCAGGGGAGGACTAG